In Desulfobotulus mexicanus, a genomic segment contains:
- a CDS encoding ribonuclease HII, translating into MYSFESMCHEKGFSCIAGVDEAGRGPLAGPVVSAAVILRTDYDLPGLNDSKKLSESRRKDLFARIPSQCLAIGIGIVSELRIDEINILRASLESMVLAVNNLSVSPDFLLIDGKFTLELPLGQQAIVGGDGKSASIAAASVVAKVTRDEIMKELDKEYPGYGLARHKGYPTRSHKDAIARMGVLPVHRRSFRGVSEFVR; encoded by the coding sequence ATGTACAGTTTTGAATCCATGTGCCATGAAAAGGGTTTTTCATGCATAGCAGGTGTGGATGAGGCCGGCAGGGGACCCCTGGCCGGCCCTGTTGTTTCTGCTGCGGTGATTTTACGTACGGACTATGATCTGCCCGGCCTTAATGATTCCAAAAAGCTCAGTGAATCCCGCAGAAAAGATCTTTTTGCACGCATTCCTTCCCAGTGTCTTGCCATTGGTATAGGTATTGTTTCTGAGCTCAGGATTGATGAAATCAATATTCTCCGGGCTTCCCTGGAGTCCATGGTGCTTGCCGTGAACAATCTTTCTGTTTCACCTGATTTTTTACTGATAGATGGAAAATTCACCCTGGAACTTCCTTTGGGCCAGCAGGCCATTGTGGGTGGAGACGGAAAATCTGCGAGCATTGCAGCGGCTTCTGTTGTGGCCAAGGTGACAAGGGATGAGATCATGAAAGAGCTGGATAAAGAATATCCCGGATACGGGCTGGCCCGTCATAAGGGTTATCCCACCCGCAGCCACAAGGATGCCATTGCCCGAATGGGTGTGCTGCCCGTTCACCGGCGTTCTTTCAGGGGAGTTAGTGAGTTTGTCCGATGA
- the rsmI gene encoding 16S rRNA (cytidine(1402)-2'-O)-methyltransferase, with product MDNVSTSLMPFALKNDGVKPGHLYIVSTPIGNLGDITFRALDVLASVDRVAAEDTRNTARLLARFNIQKPMVSLHEHNEVYRSQILVEALRQGESIALVSDAGTPSLSDPGFVLVREVLAAGLPLVPVPGVSAAVTLMSVSGLPTDSFTFCGFPPKKAGRRRRWLQDLSEIRFPLIFYVSPHSLMVFLEELLDIFGNRHGVLGREMTKMYEEYIRGPLSEIAGELKTREKIRGECSLMVAGREDSEVCDEGEGPEDLDALIIKALEDGMEKPSALAKRLAGSLGMDRKDLYARILEMKTDS from the coding sequence ATGGACAATGTTTCCACATCCCTGATGCCTTTTGCCCTGAAGAATGATGGGGTAAAGCCCGGCCATCTTTATATTGTTTCCACCCCCATAGGAAATCTGGGGGACATTACCTTCAGGGCCCTTGATGTCCTTGCATCGGTGGATAGGGTGGCTGCCGAGGATACCCGTAATACAGCCCGGCTTCTGGCCCGTTTCAACATTCAGAAACCCATGGTATCCCTGCATGAACATAATGAGGTTTACCGCAGTCAGATCCTTGTGGAGGCCCTGCGACAGGGAGAGTCCATTGCTCTGGTTTCCGATGCAGGAACTCCTTCCCTTTCTGATCCGGGTTTTGTTCTGGTCCGGGAGGTTCTCGCTGCGGGTCTGCCCCTTGTGCCTGTCCCCGGTGTTTCTGCCGCTGTCACCCTGATGAGTGTATCCGGGCTTCCCACGGACAGTTTTACATTCTGCGGGTTTCCACCCAAAAAAGCCGGTCGCAGGCGAAGGTGGCTTCAGGATCTTTCCGAAATCCGGTTTCCCCTCATTTTTTATGTTTCTCCCCACAGCCTGATGGTATTCCTTGAGGAGCTTCTGGATATTTTTGGAAACCGTCATGGGGTTCTGGGTCGGGAGATGACCAAGATGTATGAGGAATATATTCGGGGGCCTTTATCAGAGATTGCAGGGGAACTGAAGACCCGGGAGAAAATCCGGGGGGAATGTTCCCTCATGGTGGCCGGCAGAGAAGATAGTGAAGTTTGTGATGAAGGTGAAGGCCCGGAGGATCTGGACGCCCTCATTATAAAAGCCCTTGAGGATGGCATGGAGAAACCCTCTGCACTTGCAAAGCGGCTTGCCGGAAGTCTTGGCATGGACCGCAAGGATCTTTATGCGCGTATTCTTGAGATGAAAACTGATTCCTGA
- a CDS encoding acetate kinase encodes MKILALNCGSSSLKYQLFDWTNKEVIATGVVERIGIGDSFIEHKVPNKDYKKKIKYAIDNHETAIQWIINALTTGEGTVIESMEEISAVGHRVVHGGEQFNQSVLITDDVINHIAAVSHLAPLHNPANLVGIRAARTAMPKIPHVAIFDTAFHQSMPEHAYLYALPYEWYKDFSVRRYGFHGTSHLYVSKRAAALMGKNANECNIITLHIGNGVSCSAIKKGLSIDTTMGFTPLAGAIMGTRCGDIDPAIPMFMMQRLDVGPRYMDNLLNKKSGVLGITGKFTDRRDIEEAAEAGDSRCKLAIEMEAYKLRKSAGEYAFALGSVDAIVFTAGVGENSGLIRQKTLEGLEFFGIKIDKEKNMSTFSKHGETEISTPDSKVKVFMIPTNEELVFVEDVVAIIHDQYEDHTKYPYTFLK; translated from the coding sequence TATCGGCATTGGCGACTCCTTCATTGAACACAAAGTACCCAACAAAGATTACAAAAAGAAAATCAAGTATGCCATTGACAACCATGAAACAGCAATTCAATGGATTATCAACGCGTTGACCACCGGTGAAGGTACTGTAATCGAAAGCATGGAAGAAATCTCTGCCGTAGGCCACCGGGTCGTCCATGGCGGTGAGCAGTTCAACCAGAGCGTTCTCATTACCGATGACGTGATCAACCACATTGCGGCCGTTTCCCATCTGGCTCCTCTGCACAATCCGGCCAACCTTGTAGGTATCCGGGCCGCCCGTACTGCCATGCCCAAAATTCCCCATGTAGCCATCTTTGACACGGCCTTCCACCAGAGCATGCCGGAACATGCCTATCTCTATGCCCTTCCCTACGAGTGGTATAAAGATTTTTCCGTACGCCGCTACGGCTTCCACGGAACCAGCCATCTCTATGTATCCAAGCGTGCAGCTGCACTCATGGGCAAGAATGCTAACGAATGCAATATTATAACCCTGCACATCGGTAACGGCGTTTCCTGCTCTGCCATCAAAAAAGGCCTCTCCATAGACACCACCATGGGCTTTACTCCCCTTGCCGGAGCCATCATGGGAACACGCTGCGGTGACATCGACCCTGCCATTCCCATGTTCATGATGCAGCGTCTTGATGTCGGCCCCCGCTACATGGATAACCTCCTGAACAAAAAATCCGGTGTTCTCGGCATCACCGGCAAATTCACCGACCGCAGGGACATAGAAGAAGCCGCCGAAGCCGGAGATTCCCGCTGCAAGCTTGCCATTGAAATGGAAGCGTACAAGCTGCGTAAATCCGCAGGGGAATATGCCTTTGCCCTTGGTAGTGTAGATGCCATTGTCTTTACCGCAGGTGTAGGTGAAAACTCCGGTCTTATCCGTCAGAAAACCCTTGAAGGCCTTGAATTCTTCGGAATCAAGATCGACAAGGAAAAGAACATGAGCACCTTCAGCAAGCATGGAGAAACGGAAATCTCCACGCCGGACTCCAAGGTGAAGGTCTTCATGATCCCCACCAATGAAGAACTTGTCTTTGTGGAAGACGTTGTAGCCATCATTCATGACCAGTACGAAGACCACACAAAATATCCCTATACCTTCCTGAAGTAA
- a CDS encoding YraN family protein: MSGLFSRIKGQAAERVACDFLKKAGFCILANNFRSRFGEIDIVARQGEILVFVEVKARSSSAYGTAFETVDRRKQQKIIRTALFYLSRKSLDNPYIRFDVIAVNANGQCFHIPDAFCPEE; the protein is encoded by the coding sequence ATGAGTGGTCTTTTTTCCCGGATCAAAGGGCAGGCTGCGGAAAGGGTAGCCTGTGATTTTCTTAAGAAGGCTGGCTTTTGTATTCTTGCAAATAATTTCAGGAGCCGTTTCGGGGAAATAGATATAGTGGCCAGGCAAGGGGAGATCCTTGTTTTTGTAGAAGTGAAGGCCCGGAGTTCATCCGCTTATGGTACGGCCTTTGAGACGGTGGACAGGAGAAAGCAGCAGAAAATTATCCGCACCGCCCTTTTTTATCTCAGTCGGAAATCTCTGGATAATCCTTATATACGTTTTGATGTGATTGCGGTGAATGCCAATGGACAATGTTTCCACATCCCTGATGCCTTTTGCCCTGAAGAATGA
- a CDS encoding RNA methyltransferase, protein MPITELYMALVHYPVTNKNGETIASAVTNLDLHDMARSCKTYGVRRLFVITPLEDQKRLVERIAGHWTKGVGGMHNPDRKEALSLIHLCHDMEEAVEAVKEDLGCRPMVVATTARSSEQALSHGSLRAMISGGQACLLVFGTAWGLAEPLMLSADRILEPVRGAAAYNHLSVRSAAAILLDRLVGEPLEGKDI, encoded by the coding sequence TTGCCGATAACTGAACTTTATATGGCCCTTGTGCATTATCCCGTGACCAACAAGAACGGGGAAACCATTGCATCGGCGGTGACCAACCTGGATCTTCATGATATGGCGCGTTCCTGCAAAACCTATGGTGTGCGCCGTCTGTTCGTGATTACCCCCTTAGAAGACCAGAAACGCCTGGTGGAACGCATTGCTGGGCACTGGACAAAGGGTGTGGGTGGAATGCATAACCCGGACAGAAAAGAAGCTTTGTCTCTTATTCATCTCTGCCATGATATGGAAGAGGCGGTTGAGGCCGTCAAGGAAGATCTGGGGTGCAGGCCCATGGTGGTTGCTACAACGGCCAGATCCTCTGAGCAGGCACTTTCCCATGGGTCACTGAGGGCAATGATTAGCGGAGGGCAGGCCTGCCTTCTTGTATTTGGAACTGCATGGGGACTCGCTGAACCCCTGATGTTGTCTGCGGACCGGATTCTGGAACCAGTCCGCGGGGCTGCAGCATATAATCACCTTTCGGTGCGTTCCGCAGCAGCCATTTTGCTGGACCGGCTGGTTGGAGAGCCGCTGGAAGGAAAAGACATTTAA
- the rplS gene encoding 50S ribosomal protein L19, with product MNIIERLEQESMRLDMPAFGAGDTVNVHVKIKEGEKQRIQIFKGVVICRKRGNLPQASFTVRKISGGVGVERVFPLHSPIIDKVEVVTRGRVRRAKIYYLRNLRGKAARIKEKGSY from the coding sequence ATGAATATCATTGAAAGACTGGAACAGGAAAGCATGCGCCTTGATATGCCTGCCTTCGGTGCGGGAGATACGGTGAACGTGCATGTTAAGATTAAAGAAGGGGAGAAGCAGCGCATCCAGATTTTTAAAGGTGTGGTGATTTGCCGTAAGCGTGGTAATCTTCCCCAGGCATCTTTTACCGTACGTAAAATTTCCGGTGGTGTGGGTGTGGAACGTGTTTTTCCTCTGCACTCCCCCATTATTGATAAAGTTGAAGTGGTGACCCGTGGGCGTGTACGCCGTGCGAAGATCTACTATCTCCGGAATCTTCGGGGCAAGGCTGCCCGCATCAAGGAAAAGGGATCTTATTGA